The following are encoded together in the Zingiber officinale cultivar Zhangliang chromosome 8A, Zo_v1.1, whole genome shotgun sequence genome:
- the LOC122012015 gene encoding probable inactive receptor kinase At2g26730 produces MELLPLLLLVILAGSGDPSSPVRAAVSDLAGDRSALLDFMAPLRHEPRLQWRANASACDWAGVTCDSGRTAVLGLHLPGVGLVGSIADGTLGRLSMLRVLSLRANRLSGPIPVDLASLTQLRGLFLQGNIFSGSIPPGLSRLTLLFRLDLSSNNLTGTVPFAVNNLTRLTGLFLENNRLSGNLPSISIASLDNFNVSHNEFNGSIPPSLQRFPAASFEGNLGLCGAPLLPCIPFFPSPAPSPDANEAPTQGSSKRLSTEAIVAIVVSSITGLLLLMLLLLVLCVVLRRRRKRAGRTKEKSAKRLESATVAAPAGRSGETGITSSSKDEMSGSGGTLVEAAERNKLVFVRSGAGYSFDLEDLLRASAEVLGKGSTGTSYKAVLEEGATVVVKRLKDVSAAKPEFESHLHTLGQVEHPNLLAPRAYYYSKDEKLLVLDYLPAGSLSSLLHGNRGAGRTPLSWERRIRVALAAGRGLCHLHTSAHLVHGNVKASNVLLRADDVDSAVLSDFALHPIFNSGPRHRLAGYRAPEVQETRRHTFKSDVYSFGVLLLELLTGKAPNQASLGEEGIDLPRWVQSVVREEWTAEVFDVELMRYPDTEEEMVQLLQIAMACVASVPDARPDLPEAVRLIEQIVSRTEGEEGLTTSPVEAAKGGGDAGGGIAPPAAGATL; encoded by the exons ATGGAGCTGCTCCCGCTGCTTCTGCTAGTCATCCTCGCCGGATCTGGCGACCCTTCGTCGCCGGTCCGTGCGGCGGTGTCCGATCTGGCGGGGGACCGCTCGGCGCTGCTGGACTTCATGGCTCCGCTCCGCCACGAGCCGCGCCTCCAGTGGAGGGCCAACGCGTCGGCCTGCGACTGGGCGGGGGTCACCTGCGACTCCGGCCGCACTGCTGTGCTCGGCCTCCATCTTCCCGGCGTGGGACTCGTGGGCTCCATCGCCGACGGCACTCTCGGCCGTCTCTCCATGCTGCGCGTTCTTTCACTCAGGGCCAACCGGCTCTCGGGTCCCATCCCCGTCGACCTCGCGAGTCTTACCCAGCTCCGTGGCCTTTTCCTCCAAGGGAATATCTTCTCCGGCAGCATCCCGCCGGGCTTGTCCAGGCTGACGCTTCTCTTCCGGCTCGACCTCTCCAGCAACAATCTCACCGGTACGGTCCCGTTCGCAGTCAATAACCTCACCAGGCTCACGGGGCTCTTCCTCGAAAATAACCGCCTCTCTGGCAATCTTCCCAGTATCAGCATCGCCTCCCTCGACAACTTCAATGTCTCTCATAACGAGTTCAATGGCTCCATTCCCCCAAGCCTTCAGCGATTCCCGGCGGCTTCCTTCGAGGGCAATCTGGGCCTCTGTGGCGCCCCTTTGCTCCCGTGCATTCCCTTTTTTCCGTCTCCGGCACCTTCCCCCGATGCCAACGAGGCTCCGACTCAGGGTTCGTCAAAGAGGCTCTCCACGGAAGCCATAGTCGCGATCGTCGTGTCTTCCATTACAGGATTGTTGTTGCTAATGTTGTTGCTGCTCGTTCTCTGCGTCGTTCTCCGGAGACGGAGGAAAAGGGCCGGCCGCACGAAGGAAAAATCAGCGAAGCGgttagaatcagcgactgtggcCGCGCCGGCGGGGAGATCTGGCGAGACAGGCATAACCTCGTCATCCAAAGATGAGATGAGCGGCAGCGGCGGTACGCTGGTGGAAGCGGCGGAGCGGAACAAGCTGGTGTTTGTGAGGAGCGGCGCCGGGTACAGCTTCGACCTAGAGGACCTACTGCGGGCGTCCGCAGAGGTGCTCGGAAAGGGAAGCACGGGGACGTCCTACAAGGCGGTGCTGGAGGAGGGCGCCACCGTGGTGGTGAAGCGCCTCAAAGACGTGTCCGCTGCCAAGCCGGAATTCGAGTCGCATTTGCACACCCTCGGCCAGGTGGAGCACCCCAACCTCCTCGCCCCGCGCGCCTACTACTACTCCAAGGACGAGAAGCTCCTCGTCCTCGACTACCTCCCGGCCGGCAGCCTCTCCTCCCTCCTCCACG GGAATCGTGGAGCGGGTCGGACGCCGCTGAGCTGGGAGAGACGGATTCGGGTGGCGCTGGCCGCCGGCCGCGGCCTCTGCCACCTCCACACCTCGGCTCACCTCGTCCACGGCAACGTCAAAGCCTCTAACGTGCTCCTCCGGGCAGACGACGTCGACTCCGCCGTCCTCTCCGACTTCGCCCTCCACCCGATCTTCAACTCCGGCCCGCGCCACCGGCTGGCCGGCTATCGGGCGCCGGAGGTGCAGGAGACGCGGCGGCACACCTTTAAGTCCGACGTGTACAGCTTCGGCGTGCTCCTTTTGGAGCTCCTGACAGGGAAGGCGCCGAACCAGGCGTCGCTGGGCGAGGAGGGGATCGACCTGCCGCGGTGGGTGCAGTCGGTGGTGAGGGAGGAGTGGACGGCGGAGGTGTTCGACGTGGAGCTCATGCGCTACCCGGACACAGAGGAGGAGATGGTGCAACTCCTCCAAATCGCGATGGCCTGCGTCGCCAGCGTGCCGGATGCGCGGCCAGATTTACCTGAGGCTGTCCGCTTGATCGAGCAGATCGTCAGCCGCACGGAGGGCGAGGAAGGCCTGACGACTTCCCCGGTTGAGGCAGCCAAGGGCGGCGGTGATGCTGGTGGAGGGATTGCGCCACCTGCCGCCGGCGCTACGCTCTGA